The DNA region GTAGAAGTTCGGCGACCGCTGCACGGAATCGACCAGCGCCTCTTCGTATCCCTCGCCCATGAACTTCTCCGCGGCATGCACGAGAGGACCGGGCATCCCGAAGTCATCGTCTGGATGCGTCTCAAGGATCTTGAAGAGCTCCGGCAAGAGGGCAACCCCGGCGGGGTTGCCGGCCACTTGGGCCACCAATGCTCCGAGTACCTCTTGATCGAGCGTCGGGCTCGAAGCCTGAACCTCCAGTTGCTTGCGGAGTGCATCGGTATCCATGAGCATTCCTTGAACTCTTCAACTCCGGCCGAGCGACTTGGCATACCCGATGAGAGAAGACGTTTCAGAGGGTATCCGCCCCGGAAGAGAAGTGGACGTAGCGCTCGATAGACGAACCTGGACTCTGGGTTTCAACTGGACTGGAAGCCGGACCGACGTTGGCGCTCCGCTCGCACGCCCGTTTGACGCGCCAAAAGGAGCGACATAGCGTCCGCTCATGATCGCAAAGCTCCGGAGCGCTCTTTCAACGTTCGATCGCTCGGAGCTCGAGTGGGTTGCCTCCAGCTTCGCCGGCCAGCGCTACGTCCAAGATCCCTCGGCCCTCGCGGCTCTCGTGGCAGAGGTCGAAACGGAGCAGCCGGAGGATCTCGCGGGCGTCCTGCGCGTGGGCGGCGGAAAGGGTCCGTTCGAGTGTTTCGTGCTTGCGTGTCTCGCACGTCACGCCGGGATCGGCGAGGACGTCGTTCTCGACGGCGTCGCCAACGAACTACCGCCAGCGGTCGCCGGCAACCTCGTCGTGCGCGGCCCTCTCGTTTGCAACATCGAGAACTGGCTCCTCGTCGCCGGCGACGTCCAAGCGGACCTGCTGCTCGCGTCCGCGGACGTGATCGTCGGCGGTAACGTGCGCGTGCGCGACGGCGTCTTCGGCGTAAACAACGAGTGTCAGTCCATGTGGATCCGCGGCGCTCGAGACCCCGTATTTCGTCGTCCAGGATTACGCGACTTCCGCTGGCAACGGCCTGGAGCCGCTCGAGCTTTCCGACGACGCTGCCGAAGAGGCGCTCGCGGAAGGCTTCACCGACGACCTACGCAGCATGTGCGAAGACGGACCGGACGAGGCGATCTCCCAGCTGCTCGAGCGCGTCGAGAGCCGGAAGCCCATCTTCCGACCGCGCGCAGGCGCGTGACTGATTTAGTTCCCGTGACGAGGGCGAGCGCAGCCAAGGAGGCGCACGCGGGAAGCCTCAGAACTCCGTCAGCACCGTCGTCAGCATGTAGTCGGCGGCGAAGATCGCCACGATGCTCGAGACCACAGCCTTGGCTGTCGCTTCGCCGACGCCGCGCGCGCCGCCCGATGCGTAGAAGCCCTTCTTGCAGCAGATGACGCTCACGATGAGGCCGAAGACGAAGCTCTTCACCGCCAACATACGCAGGTCGGCCGGCTCCAAGAACTGGCGGACCTTGTCTTGGAAGATGCCAGGATCGATGCCCTGCCACGTGACCGCCACGACGTACGCGCCGCCCATGCCTGCGAGCCAAAAGAGGACGCCCAAGAGCGGCAGCATCAGGGTCGTCGCCACAACCCGCGGCACCACCAGGTATTGAACGGGGCTCACGCCCATCGTCGTGATGGCGTCGATCTGTTCGGTGACCCGCATGTTGCCGAGCTCGCTCGCCATCGTGCTGCCGGCTCGCGCCGTCACGACCACCGCCGCCAGCACCGGCGCCAGCTCGCGCGCGAGCGCCAAGGCCACGACGCCGCCGACCATGCTCTCGGCGGAGAACTGGCGAAAACCGACGATGCTGCTGACGGTGAACGCCATGCCGGTAAAAAGACCGACAAGGCAGACGATGAAGGTGCTGCCGGCGCCGATGAAGTCGAGGGCGAGCATGAACTGAGCGACGCGAAACGGCGGCCGCACGAGCCAGAGCGCCGCCTGGAAGGCGAGCGTCGCGGTGGCTCCGATGTCGTCGAGGGCGTCGAAAAACGGCGCCATGATGCGAGAAACACCGCGCGAGAGCGCGCCGAGCACCACACCGTCTCGGTCTTTGTCCTTCGCGGCCGCCGTCACGAGCGGAACCATAGCTGACTCTTGGCCCTATGATTCGCGTCTCATCAGCCGCTCCGCTGGACGCTAGCGGGACTGGCCGGTATAGACGCTCCCTTCGGCCGCTTGTCCCTTCCCTTCGGGAGACCTCTCATGCCCAAGACCAACCTCGCCTGGATGCTCGTCGCCGCTTGGATCGGCTGCACCTCGACCACCGATCCGGTCCCCGCAGGCAGCAGCCTGACGGACGCTGGCAAGGACGCGAAGGCGAGCGCGGCAGCGACGACCGATAGCGGCTCGAGCGCGACCGACGCGGGCGCGACCAAGAAGGATTCAGGGTCGGTTGCACCGGTGCCGTGCTCCGCCATCTCAGGCGGCCTACCCTGTGATCCGGGCAAGCTCTCCTGCGGCTCGTCGACCTGCGACACGGCCACGCAAGAGTGCTGCGTCGACCTCACCGGTGCGAGCGCAAAGCCGGCTTGCGTGAACAAGGGAAGCTGCGCCAACGTCGCGCTCCAATGCGACGAGGCTGACGACTGCGGCTCCGGCGAAGTCTGCTGCTTCTCCGCTTCCGGCGTCACGCCGACGGGCTCGCTCTGCCAGTCGGGCCCCTGCGGCCTCGGCGACTTCTCGCAGTCATGCCGTGGCGACGGCGAATGCGCCGGCAGCGGCTCCTGCGGAAGCGGAAGCTGCAAGGGCTTCGCCATCCAGACGTGCTCGCCGCTCCCCGCCAGCGCCTGCCAGTGAGGCGCGCTGGCTGAGCCGAGCTGAGCGCCCGGCCGAGTCAGGGCTCGCGGTAGAAACGCGGGACGCGCCGCGACACGGAGGTGAGGACCTCCCA from Myxococcales bacterium includes:
- a CDS encoding ABC transporter permease, translating into MAPFFDALDDIGATATLAFQAALWLVRPPFRVAQFMLALDFIGAGSTFIVCLVGLFTGMAFTVSSIVGFRQFSAESMVGGVVALALARELAPVLAAVVVTARAGSTMASELGNMRVTEQIDAITTMGVSPVQYLVVPRVVATTLMLPLLGVLFWLAGMGGAYVVAVTWQGIDPGIFQDKVRQFLEPADLRMLAVKSFVFGLIVSVICCKKGFYASGGARGVGEATAKAVVSSIVAIFAADYMLTTVLTEF